The Malassezia restricta chromosome I, complete sequence genome contains the following window.
cgtcgacgtcgctgccAGACTGGCCGCACTcgctgcatgcgatgcCGGCAGCTGTGCTTGCGCGCATGACGCCTCACgggcgtgcacggcgtctGCTGCATGTGGGCGCGACGCCCGAGTCGCTGCCATGCCGTCACGAGCAGTTCCAGGCCGTGTTGGACTGCACTTGCGATGCACTGCGGGCGGGTGTGGGTGCTTGTGCGTATATATGTGGTGTGCCCGGCACCGGCAAGACGGCAACGGTCCGCGAAGCGGTACGtacgctgcagcgcatgcaggtCCGGAACGAGGTGCCGGCGTTTACGTTTGTTGAGATCAACGGAATGAAGCTCGCGACGCCCATGCAAGCGTACACGGAGCTTTGGTGCGGTATATCTGACGGAAAGAGTCGGCTGCAGCCGCGAGCGGCCCTGACGAAGCTCTCTGCGCACTTTGAGGGACGCCAGCGCTCGAGACCCACTGTCGTGCtgatggacgagctcgaCATGTTTGTCACGTCGCGGCAGGACGTCATTTACAACATGTTCCACTGGCCCGACATGCCGCACAGCCGCCTGATCGTGCTGGCCGTCGCCAACACGATGGATTTGCCGGAGCGCACACTGCAGCCCAAAGTGGCGAGTCGACTCGGCATGACACGCATCCCGTTTATGCCGTACACCAACAAACAGCTCTTTGACATTGTgcgcgcgcgactcgatgtGAACGAGGATGGCACACCTgcggccacgtcgcccgcCACGCAGGGTTGCGAGACAGTTTTTCGGATGGACGCGCTGATCTTTGCGTccaagcgcgtcgccaaCGTGTCAggcgatgcacgccgcatgctcgacgtgtgccgccgcgcagTTGAAGCGGCTGATGAACATGCATCGGCACGGCATCAGGACCCGGTGCCTATTACGATTCATGATATCCGCGACGTGATGGATCGGATGGCCCGCTCGgggcgcgccgctcacATGGCCGGCCTGTCGCTGCACGCCAAGCTTCTGCTGGCGAGTATGTatgcgtgcatgcgccgcacaggCATCACGGAGGTTGTGTGGTCTGACGTGGTCGTGCACCACCAGGCGCTGTGTGCGGCCCAGACACACGACGCATGTCATGAGCACGAATTACTGCGGccgctcgcgacgctgtgTCAATTGGGCTTGGTGATTGCTGTGGGAAGCGGCgcgggccatgcgcgtggTGGGGCCTTCGCGCGCTTCCTGCTAGCTGTGCAGGAGGACGAAGTGTATGCCGCCCTGGCGGACGACCCCGTATGTCAGCCCTTGTTTGCGCTACGCGCGTCTACGTAAGAGGCAGTAGGAGCGCCAGACAAGCGAGTCGTCCCAGCCGGGCACGTACAGAGCGCGTGCGACGGTGGCTCGGATTTTGGCGGGTAAAGGCCCCGTCTGGGCGGCTAGCCGACTCGCCTCGTTGTCCACGAACGGGCGGCACATGAGCGGCTCCCACGTATCGTCGGCATGGGTGTCCACGAGCCACGAGCACTGCGACAGCGCCACGTATCGGTCAGGTTCGTGCGCGTTGCGGTCATTCACATGTGTGGGCGATGTGCGTGTATAGGCGGCCCAGGGCCACAGTGGGTCGCTGGCGTTGCCGCGACGAAAGTGGTGCGGCAGAATGCCTCGGAACGCACTCTCGACGAACTCGACGCGCACCTGAGGCGGCACGAAAAAGTGGGATGGGAACCTGTGCCATTCGCCAGCATAGCACAGTGTGCCGGCCTCGTTGGGCAGGGCGTGCATGACGTCGATGGGGGCACGATAGTACAGAATCAGGGCAGATGTGCGCAAGACGCCCAAAACGGCAGCGGCGAGGAGGGGTACCAGTGTCACAGCCGAAAAGAGCATGGTGCGTGACGCGCGATACGGTGAGCGCGTGAAGCGCAGGTACGCCGACTCGAGGAACGCACGCACAAGGTACAGCGTGACAGCGGCCGCGAAGCAGACAAGCGGGTAGGCCGCGTACAGGAATCGCTCTTCCTTGTGTGGCTGCACGAACAGCACCGCGAGCCACAAGTACagcggcgcgaggcgtAAGCCCAGCTGCACGGCCGAGCCTGCGATACGCGAGGGCAAGTACCGGGCAGCAAGCGCGAGCATGGGCAGTGATACGAGGGCCATGGGCGCCGCGACGGAAAAGCCCAGAGCCAGGGCCACAAAATAGTACGACGTGGGCTCGACGCCGTAGAGTTCAGGGCCAATCCCACGAGCGCGACTGGCCACATTGTACAGGATCgtctgcagcgccacgagcgtcggTCGGCCGTAAGCGAGAGAGTCGATCAA
Protein-coding sequences here:
- a CDS encoding origin recognition complex subunit 1; the encoded protein is MATRKRKSTQDVPDGKRHHASTSLPDWPHSLHAMPAAVLARMTPHGRARRLLHVGATPESLPCRHEQFQAVLDCTCDALRAGVGACAYICGVPGTGKTATVREAVRTLQRMQVRNEVPAFTFVEINGMKLATPMQAYTELWCGISDGKSRLQPRAALTKLSAHFEGRQRSRPTVVLMDELDMFVTSRQDVIYNMFHWPDMPHSRLIVLAVANTMDLPERTLQPKVASRLGMTRIPFMPYTNKQLFDIVRARLDVNEDGTPAATSPATQGCETVFRMDALIFASKRVANVSGDARRMLDVCRRAVEAADEHASARHQDPVPITIHDIRDVMDRMARSGRAAHMAGLSLHAKLLLASMYACMRRTGITEVVWSDVVVHHQALCAAQTHDACHEHELLRPLATLCQLGLVIAVGSGAGHARGGAFARFLLAVQEDEVYAALADDPVCQPLFALRAST
- a CDS encoding alpha-1,2-mannosyltransferase, giving the protein MLIHDPPKLATQARPSWRTALGILVCVRVLIACVMIISDCDEVYNYWEPVHLLSASTTPKAFETWEYAPQYAIRSWAYITLHAIVPGSLAHLPSYVSFYALRVVLAIASSFADAFLYERVAQFVHVRIARYMLVFLVACAGMHSASVALLPSSMVMYTTSVGMAYAMQPASMAASRRTYRATAAFAFGALCSGWPYALVLAVPFVLEELCGAPLGCRLARGCSAALLSALCVGVPTVLIDSLAYGRPTLVALQTILYNVASRARGIGPELYGVEPTSYYFVALALGFSVAAPMALVSLPMLALAARYLPSRIAGSAVQLGLRLAPLYLWLAVLFVQPHKEERFLYAAYPLVCFAAAVTLYLVRAFLESAYLRFTRSPYRASRTMLFSAVTLVPLLAAAVLGVLRTSALILYYRAPIDVMHALPNEAGTLCYAGEWHRFPSHFFVPPQVRVEFVESAFRGILPHHFRRGNASDPLWPWAAYTRTSPTHVNDRNAHEPDRYVALSQCSWLVDTHADDTWEPLMCRPFVDNEASRLAAQTGPLPAKIRATVARALYVPGWDDSLVWRSYCLLRRRA